The Arachis hypogaea cultivar Tifrunner chromosome 19, arahy.Tifrunner.gnm2.J5K5, whole genome shotgun sequence genome has a window encoding:
- the LOC112775801 gene encoding uncharacterized protein isoform X1: protein MVLQFLKHPFTISRGFHSDTTLTILSRFPTFNSPVRCVSAQIPTPFKGYATANSEKVLPVKKKKRLDEICLEKYQQYSRSIIQSWILQGKVHVNGKVVNKAGTPVSEKAVVEIIAEVPKYVCRAGHKLEAAIEQLGVNVAGKVALDSGLSTGGFTDCLLQYGASHVYGVDVGYGQVAEKIRRDDRVSIIERTNLRYLTELPQNVDLVTLDLSFISILLVMPAVVNVMKEDAALVTLVKPQFEARRSQVGKGGIVKDPSIHQEVLDRIIKGVEDFGFCSKGWIESPLKGAEGNTEFLVHFTRTPK from the exons ATGGTGTTACAGTTTCTGAAGCATCCTTTCACCATCTCTCGAGGTTTCCACAGTGACACAACCTTAACTATCCTTTCGCGTTTCCCAACTTTCAATTCTCCAG ttAGATGTGTCAGCGCTCAAATTCCAACTCCATTTAAGGGATATGCTACTGCGAATTCAGAAAAGGTTTTACCTGTGAAGAA gaaaaAGAGGCTTGATGAAATATGTCTTGAAAAATATCAGCAATATAGCAGATCTATCATCCAGTCATGGATTTTGCAAG GCAAAGTACATGTCAATGGGAAGGTGGTAAATAAAGCTGGTACTCCTGTGTCTGAAAAAGCTGTTGTTGAGATAATTGCCGAAGTTCCGAAATATGTATGTAG GGCGGGACATAAGTTGGAAGCTGCCATTGAACAACTTGGTGTCAATGTTGCTGGTAAAGTTGCTCTTGATTCTGGGCTGTCAACTGGAGGATTTACTGACTGCTTACTTCAGTATGGCGCATCACATGTTTATGGAGTTGATGTAGGCTATGGACAG GTGGCTGAGAAAATTCGTAGAGATGATCGAGTATCTATTATAGAGCGGACAAATTTAAGATATCTTACAGAACTCCCCCAAAATGTTGATTTGGTGACTTTAGACCTTTCATTCATCTCTATTCTCTTG GTCATGCCTGCTGTGGTTAATGTCATGAAGGAGGATGCAGCCTTAGTAACCTTAGTTAAACCACAATTTGAAGCTCGTAGGTCTCAg GTAGGAAAAGGGGGGATAGTGAAAGATCCTAGTATCCATCAAGAG GTTCTTGACAGGATTATAAAGGGAGTAGAGGATTTTGGTTTCTGCAGTAAGGGTTGGATTGAGTCCCCTCTCAAAGGTGCTGAGGGTAACACAGAATTCCTTGTTCACTTCACTAGAACCCCAAAATAA
- the LOC112775801 gene encoding uncharacterized protein isoform X2, which produces MVLQFLKHPFTISRGFHSDTTLTILSRFPTFNSPVRCVSAQIPTPFKGYATANSEKVLPVKKKKRLDEICLEKYQQYSRSIIQSWILQGKVHVNGKVVNKAGTPVSEKAVVEIIAEVPKYVCRAGHKLEAAIEQLGVNVAGKVALDSGLSTGGFTDCLLQYGASHVYGVDVGYGQVAEKIRRDDRVSIIERTNLRYLTELPQNVDLVTLDLSFISILLVGKGGIVKDPSIHQEVLDRIIKGVEDFGFCSKGWIESPLKGAEGNTEFLVHFTRTPK; this is translated from the exons ATGGTGTTACAGTTTCTGAAGCATCCTTTCACCATCTCTCGAGGTTTCCACAGTGACACAACCTTAACTATCCTTTCGCGTTTCCCAACTTTCAATTCTCCAG ttAGATGTGTCAGCGCTCAAATTCCAACTCCATTTAAGGGATATGCTACTGCGAATTCAGAAAAGGTTTTACCTGTGAAGAA gaaaaAGAGGCTTGATGAAATATGTCTTGAAAAATATCAGCAATATAGCAGATCTATCATCCAGTCATGGATTTTGCAAG GCAAAGTACATGTCAATGGGAAGGTGGTAAATAAAGCTGGTACTCCTGTGTCTGAAAAAGCTGTTGTTGAGATAATTGCCGAAGTTCCGAAATATGTATGTAG GGCGGGACATAAGTTGGAAGCTGCCATTGAACAACTTGGTGTCAATGTTGCTGGTAAAGTTGCTCTTGATTCTGGGCTGTCAACTGGAGGATTTACTGACTGCTTACTTCAGTATGGCGCATCACATGTTTATGGAGTTGATGTAGGCTATGGACAG GTGGCTGAGAAAATTCGTAGAGATGATCGAGTATCTATTATAGAGCGGACAAATTTAAGATATCTTACAGAACTCCCCCAAAATGTTGATTTGGTGACTTTAGACCTTTCATTCATCTCTATTCTCTTG GTAGGAAAAGGGGGGATAGTGAAAGATCCTAGTATCCATCAAGAG GTTCTTGACAGGATTATAAAGGGAGTAGAGGATTTTGGTTTCTGCAGTAAGGGTTGGATTGAGTCCCCTCTCAAAGGTGCTGAGGGTAACACAGAATTCCTTGTTCACTTCACTAGAACCCCAAAATAA
- the LOC140182138 gene encoding uncharacterized protein yields the protein MNIIAWNCRGAGGKGFSTLIRDLRKDLDVNFVILLETHISGVRGERVRNRLGLNGKFVVDARGQSGGIWCMWDSNLWRVEILSHTFQFVHMKVEDKNANQGLLTAVYGSPNRAFRKSLWDDLRKLSRDVRMPWCAIGDFNVILYDHEWSRGAMLRQGGECPEFNACLSDCEASIQHLPNLKSDHSPLLLNLAPQASPNKGRRPFIFLAAWLDHPGFDDVVNSGWDLQGNWNSCMENFQKVLKNWNHNVFGNIHQKKSKILRRLQGIKNSLNMNPNLYLEKLQRELWEEYEEILAQEELLWFQKSRCNWLKFGDRNTKFFHASTMARRRRNRIEALQDDNGNWIHEQTTLERMATSFYSRLYIEDTPDTPFVLNNCFPPLDTIDLESIGSNVSRMEIRSALFSMGSLKAPGKDGIQAIFYQKKWDVVGTNLCVLVERIFNRPSEVWEINETLITLIPKVEPIVTLKQMCPISLCNVSYKVITKILSRRLRGIMEKVVKPTQSIFVLGRHTSDNIIITQEVINCMRNRKGKKGWMAIKIDLEKAYDRLK from the exons ATGAATATAATAGCTTGGAATTGTAGAGGAGCTGGAGGTAAGGGTTTTTCTACTCTCATTAGAGATTTGAGGAAGGATCTTGATGTGAACTTTGTCATTTTGTTGGAAACCCATATTAGCGGTGTTCGGGGTGAAAGGGTCAGGAACAGATTGGGGCTAAATGGTAAATTTGTGGTGGATGCGAGAGGGCAGTCAGGAGGCATCTGGTGTATGTGGGATTCAAACCTTTGGAGGGTGGAGATCCTGAGTCATACTTTCCAATTTGTCCACATGAAGGTAGAAGATAAGAATGCAAATCAAGGGTTGCTTACTGCTGTCTATGGGAGCCCGAATAGAGCTTTCAGGAAGTCCCTTTGGGACGATCTTCGTAAACTCAGCAGGGATGTTAGAATGCCTTGGTGTGCTATAGGTGATTTTAATGTCATTTTGTATGATCATGAATGGAGTAGGGGGGCTATGCTTCGACAGGGCGGGGAGTGCCCCGAATTCAATGCTTGCTTGTCTGATTGTG AGGCTTCCATCCAGCACTTGCCAAACCTAAAATCTGATCACTCCCCTCTCCTTCTAAATCTTGCCCCTCAGGCTTCTCCTAATAAGGGAAGGAGGCCTTTCATATTTTTGGCTGCTTGGCTGGACCACCCTGGCTTTGATGATGTCGTTAACAGTGGTTGGGATCTTCAGGGAAACTGGAACTCATGTATGGAAAATTTCCAGAAGGTTTTAAAAAATTGGAACCATAATGTGTTTGGCAATATTCACCAGAAAAAATCAAAGATTTTAAGGAGGCTTCAAGGCATCAAAAATAGTCTCAACATGAACCCGAACCTCTATTTGGAGAAACTGCAGAGAGAGCTATGGGAGGAATATGAGGAGATCTTGGCCCAAGAGGAACTCCTCTGGTTCCAAAAATCTCGCTGTAATTGGTTAAAGTTTGGGGACCGTAATACCAAATTTTTCCATGCATCAACTATGGCCCGGAGAAGAAGAAACCGGATTGAGGCTCTGCAAGATGACAATGGGAATTGGATACATGAGCAAACAACTTTGGAAAGAATGGCTACTAGCTTCTATAGTAGATTGTACATTGAGGATACTCCAGACACGCCTTTTGTTCTGAATAACTGCTTCCCACCTCTTGATACAATTGACCTTGAAAGTATTGGTAGCAACGTTTCTCGGATGGAAATAAGGAGTGCTCTGTTCTCTATGGGGAGCCTCAAAGCCCCAGGGAAAGATGGAATCCAGGCTATTTTTTACCAGAAGAAATGGGATGTGGTAGGAACTAATTTGTGCGTTTTGGTTGAAAGGATTTTCAACAGGCCCTCGGAGGTTTGGGAGATCAATGAAACCCTTATCACTCTCATTCCAAAGGTCGAGCCTATAGTCACCCTGAAACAAATGTGCCCTATCTCTCTATGCAATGTCTCCTATAAAGTCATTACAAAAATTTTATCGAGAAGACTGAGAGGTATCATGGAGAAAGTGGTGAAGCCGACTCAAAGCATCTTTGTTCTAGGAAGGCATACTTCGGATAATATTATTATCACCCAGGAAGTCATAAACTGCATGCGGAATAGGAAAGGCAAGAAAGGTTGGATGGCAATTAAGATCGACTTAGAGAAGGCATATGACAGGCTGAAGTAG
- the LOC140182139 gene encoding uncharacterized protein has product MADVPPPSLSELMRMVAELQQANQRIADENQIMAAQIAELNHVRTEHNDVHRQQPEDDEHHSPSHVSETIRADVIHPEDEKEGPDDLVGPFTEEVMNFELPKRFTLPLTLTPYDGLGDPKKFLKKFRSIMIVNGASDTILCRCFLNYLDGPALDWLCALPAGSVSRFQQLAKLFEENFTGSAIYLHDSDYLNTIKQGQNESLKDYMTHFTKIAISIPDLYPEVHLHALKSSLRPGKFQETIAIAKPKTLAEFREKAKGQIDIEEIRQARKSDRTTYRDDDKTPTSKKSFKLTPRFDSYTQFNTKREDIIKEILHSKLIKPPRKAGTYQDTKNADKSKYCAFHQKHGYTTDDCVIAKDLLERLARQGHLDKTEDSSEQQYRGKEKVSANNYEKPRGIINYISGGYASGGSSNSARKRSFRSICSLEGPQNETQNPTQLPQLTFTQADYNSSIQNLDDPVVITLQLGDLLVKKVLLDPGSSADVLFYSTFQKMKLSNNILQSTGGDLVGFSGERVPIRGTIMSSQSMEIIRKLSTVTTSQKKRKLGKEKRKASLEETQKLISADFIKEIRFTTWLANMVMVRKQNGKWRMCVDFTDLNKACPKDSYPLPSIDSLVDNASGYATLSFMDAYSGYNQILMHPSDQCKTAFITDFGNYCYKVMPFGLKNARTTYQRLMDKVFTKQIGRNIEVYVDDMVAKTKVGNNHLDELTEIFAQISHYNMHLNSEKCAFCVQGGKFLGFLLTNRGIEANPDKCRAVLEMTSPKTIKEVQRLTGRLAALSRFVPCLASKSNPFFQTIKKKNKFQWTDDCERAFNTLKTTLSQPPILQKPLQGEDLFLYLSVTNWAIRSALVTERSKIQQPVYFVSKTLHNAELNYPRIEKLALALVFSAQRL; this is encoded by the exons ATGGCTGACGTACCACCTCCTTCATTATCCGAACTCATGCGGATGGTAGCCGAGCTACAACAAGCCAATCAACGGATAGCTGATGAAAACCAAATAATGGCCGCTCAAATCGCCGAACTGAACCATGTTCGGACAGAACACAACGACGTCCACCGCCAGCAACCAGAGGATGATGAGCATCATTCACCCTCTCATGTCTCGGAGACTATCCGAGCTGATGTAATCCATCCCGAAGATGAAAAAGAAGGACCTGATGATCTTGTAGGACCCTTCACCGAAGAGGTGATGAACTTTGAGTTGCCAAAGAGATTCACTCTGCCACTAACCCTCACACCTTATGATGGACTCGGAGACCCGAAGAAATTTCTCAAGAAGTTCCGATCAATAATGATCGTTAACGGTGCATCCGACACTATTTTATGCCGTTGTTTTCTAAATTatttagacggtcctgcacttgattggttgtgTGCTTTGCCTGCAGGTTCTGTTTCGCGATTTCAACAACTAGCTAAGCTGTTTGAAGAGAACTTCACCGGATCCGCAATATATTTGCATGACTCTGACTATTTGAACACTATCAAGCAGGGGCAGAACGAAAGCCTGAAAGACTATATGACTCACTTCACCAAAATAGCCATCAGTATACCTGATCTCTATCCAGAAGTCCATTTGCACGCACTCAAAAGCAGCCTCCGACCTGGAAAGTTCCAAGAAACCATTGCGATAGCAAAGCCAAAAACCCTGGCCGAATTCCGAGAAAAAGCAAAAGGACAAATCGATATCGAGGAGATCAGACAAGCTCGGAAGTCTGATAGAACAACCTACAGAGACGACGATAAAACTCCAACTAGTAAGAAAAGTTTTAAACTAACTCCTCGTTTTGACTCTTACACACAGTTTAACACTAAGCGAGAGGATATCATCAAAGAGATTCTACATTCAAAACTCATCAAACCACCAAGAAAGGCCGGAACATATCAAGATACTAAGAACGCAGACAAATCAAAATACTGTGCCTTCCACCAAAAGCACGGCTACACTACTGATGACTGTGTAATAGCAAAGGATCTCTTGGAACGCTTAGCTCGGCAAGGCCATCTCGATAA GACCGAAGACTCATCTGAACAACAATACCGAGGAAAAGAGAAGGTGTCGGCGAACAATTATGAAAAGCCACGAGGGATCATTAATTATATTTCAGGAGGATACGCGAGTGGAGGCTCCTCAAACTCGGCGAGAAAGAGGTCATTCCGATCAATATGCTCGTTAGAAGGCCCACAAAATGAAACACAAAATCCAACACAACTGCCGCAACTCACATTCACACAAGCAGACTACAACTCTAGTATACAGAACTTGGATGACCCCGTAGTTATAACTCTTCAGTTGGGAGACCTACTGGTCAAAAAAGTACTGCTAGATCCTGGAAGTAGTGCCGACGTTTTGTTCTACTcaacatttcaaaaaatgaagCTCAGTAACAACATCCTCCAGTCAACAGGGGGAGATCTGGTCGGCTTCTCTGGCGAACGCGTGCCAATAAGAGG GACGATCATGTCGTCACAATCCATGGAGATCATAAGGAAGCTCAGCACTGTTACAACATCG CAAAAGAAACGAAAACTCGGCAAAGAAAAGCGAAAAGCGTCGTTGGAGGAGACACAAAAACTGATAAGTGCCGACTTCATCAAAGAGATCAGATTTACCACCTGGCTCGCCAATATGGTTATGGTAAGGAAACAGAACggtaagtggcgcatgtgcgtcgattttACTGATTTAAATAAAGCATGTCCAAAAGACTCGTATCCTTTACCATCCATAGACTCTTTGGTAGATAACGCTTCCGGTTACGCTACCTTAAGTTTCATGGATGCATATTCAGGGTACAACCAAATACTTATGCACCCCTCCGATCAATGTAAAACAGCCTTTATTACTGACTTCGGAAACTACTGTTATAAGGTtatgccttttggattaaagaaTGCAAGGACAACTTACCAACGCCTTATGGATAAAGTTTTCACCAAACAAATCGGCAGAAACATCGAAGTTTATGTAGATGATATGGTCGCCAAAACAAAGGTCGGCAACAATCATCTTGACGAGTTAACAGAAATATTCGCCCAGATAAGCCATTACAACATGCACCTGAACTCAGAAAAATGCGCTTTTTGTGTACAAGGTGGTAAGTTCTTGGGTTTTTTGTTAACGAACAGAGGCATCGAGGCAAACCCCGACAAATGCCGAGCAGTTTTAGAAATGACAAGTCCTAAGACCATAAAAGAAGTCCAACGCCTCACAGGAAGACTTGCTGCTTTATCCAGATTTGTACCTTGTTTAGCTTCAAAGTCTAATCCTTTTTtccaaacaattaaaaagaaaaacaaatttcaatGGACCGACGATTGCGAGAGAGCTtttaacacactaaaaacaaCTCTCTCGCAACCGCCGATTCTACAAAAACCCCTCCAAGGGGAAGATTTATTTCTATACCTTTCAGTTACTAATTGGGCGATAAGATCGGCTCTTGTCACAGAAAGAAGCAAAATTCAGCAACCAGTCTACTTCGTCAGCAAAACACTCCACAATGCTGAGCTTAATTATCCGAGAATAGAGAAGCTGGCCTTAGCATTAGTCTTCTCAGCACAGAGACTCTGA